Genomic window (Homalodisca vitripennis isolate AUS2020 unplaced genomic scaffold, UT_GWSS_2.1 ScUCBcl_900;HRSCAF=3820, whole genome shotgun sequence):
taacgcAGAACTGGAACGCCAAGTAGCCCAGTACAATAATTTGGAAGAGGTAATTGAACATATGCACTTATACAACTAAATTTTCTTAAGTGGatcttgttttagtttatatttatacagcAGATAGTTTCTTTTGGCCCAATGTAGGCCTATATCGTTTTACACCCTGAAGCATAAAATGTggtatttactattatattattatttgttcttatttattaataatttttatttttaatgttttgagtaGGTCTAGGCTGTAGTACAATAAGCGGCCATCACCACAAtcgaataattgtataaataagtattgaatttatcgatattcatgattatctacaGAATGATTACAtcatagatatttaaaattcatagtaaTCTAAATCATTGTAAATTATATCTACAAATCTTAATAGTTTAACAAGAGATATAAAACTATCTTGgttgtgtgtatttatataattcaaaaaacaaaacagtgtaatatttagttaatttgaaCTCTgtatgaaggttatttttgacgatgaaaggaatgtgaaggaaacaggatttttccggacatttgccatcgttaagtgaaacaaaaatcctgtttccttcataatttgAACTATTTTGATGAATAAACGTATTTGGGAGCTTTTGACTAGACATGAGCCGATGCCAAAATGACTGGAACTGCTTTGCCGTGACTCTCGTAAATGAAATGGTTACAGAACTGTGACAACAAAAAAGAGAATGGTTTGAAACAGTGATATTTGTAATCGATATACGATTATTCTATTGTGGTtatggccacttattatactagTCCTATGTACTAAGTAAAGTTTAGTactaatttctaatttatatgtGGTTTTTCAGTTTCCAATTGCTGAAGAAGAGGAAGCACAGAAAACTGTCAAAGGGCCAGAAGGTATAGAAGAGGAGGCAGAAGAAGGTGAAGAAGAGATTGACGGCCGGGTTGAGGAAGTTATTCGTGAAAAAGAGGTTACCACCAGGGTTGAGGTAATTTGTGAAGAGGTTGAAGATCAGGCAGAAGTTGTACGGGGACTTTCCTCTCAAAGACCGACTCGTTTTAGGACTAGAGTTAGGGAAGGAAGGCAAACTGCTGCTACCACTCCTTATGTGGAACCAAGGCAAAGAGGAAGAGTAAGGATCAGAGGTATTAGATGTCGAGGTGGACGTGGACGTCATGTATCTCCAGCAGCAATATGGAGGAAGCAACAATTTATTCCTTCAGACGCAAATTAGAGTAGAAATATCCCTTATGCACCAGTTGATACGATAAATAAATCACCGCTAGACTATTTTAAGATTGTCATTGACGATGAAACAATTGAATTATTTACACAACCGAGTAATTTGTATGCCCAACAACCAGGGGCGGTTCCAGGGCTGATTTTCAGGGGGGGCTATCTTGTTTTATATAGCTCATTGGTCATTGAAAAGTCCTCTTTTATGCTGTATTGCTGTAACCACAATTTTAATTCACAGAGAAATTTTCGCTACGTCAAAGTCCttgtaaatcaagaaaaacttgaaaaatgtttaattctaacattttaaaattgtaattttaagcaatttaaagtcAAAGAGGTTTAATATTCTAACGTAAATTGGATGGTTACAGAGAAACTGCTACTGTTTACTGAAAACAAGTTTATTGTGTACAAGATggcttttaaaacaaatactggttcaaaatacaaaacttataacACAAACTCAAGCCTTCTTGCACCTTTCTTTGCAAATCGTTCTATTATTTTATCTGTGTCCACTTGAAGATGCCTGTGaaccagtggcgtaactagtttGATTGCGCCCCAATGCCGCAATCCAAGTCTTCCTGGATACTGCTTCGCTACATACGGCATTGTACAATCTCTATCCAATTAGAGAAAGATATATGATATACTAGGTTATTTAGGTTATCATCCTGTCAAAAATGacggtatttctaattttttaatgttttataatcaatggattattaaaacttatgatgttatgactttttactgtttgtatttcttggtcatattagtttcaaacttagtaaaatttaaatcaatcattcaatcacctggtaattggtaaacgtaaacactaatgttaaatttggcaaaacacctggtaaatgttaacaccaatgatgaatcttttgtttacatttacatgttttgattgtcaaagattatgtacaaacatttcaattaggGCTAACTACAAGACTAGGATCACATTAcatactttcaattaattattgtactttttaggacgataaaataagactacttctttttactttttacatttattttacatttattcagtgaAATATAAATGATGTAAGAAGCTCCAACATtatcttaatgttaattttatgctaaacatgaaacatagacattttaattGAGGGTTTTAATTCCTACTCCCACTCCCTGACAAAGCCCCTACGGCTCTTTGTTTCTAGGAACCGTCTAGCTAACCTTTTTACATCTAAAGACCGAGCTCTCTCATGTTCAATACTAATTACACTAAGGTCACACAGTCTAGTATTGGACATAGAATTTCTTAAgtagttcttaattatttttagtttggaaaaagacCTTTCACTACTTGCCACAGTCACGGGTAATGTAAGAAACATTAGGAATGCAGTACATACGTTTGGCACACTtgatgaaataaacttattttcaatcaatagataatcagccagctggctgattttgcttattttattacttctgatGTCGTCTTTGACTATATTTCTAAAGCAAATGACTTCGTTAACTAAAGCATGAGTCACatcagattcatattttttacaaaagtcagaGGCTGACTGTACGAGTTGTTCGTCAGAAAACCGTAACAAATTATCTGGGTTTAAAAAACTGAACGTGTCAGTTATACATAACATAGATTTAAACCTTTCGtttaactgtgaaattaaaaatatcaacagcTCTCACAAATACCCTAACTTTAAAGCAATGCACAGGATCACTAAACTCATAGTCACTAGAAAGTTCGTCAAAAAAagtctttacttttcttttacgtTTGGAGGTCATTGACGAATCAATATTCCACTTAGCAGCTAACCTCCTGGCTTGATCTAGGACATCGTCGAATTCTCCTCGCAGTTAGCTCACAGTATTTAAACACT
Coding sequences:
- the LOC124371138 gene encoding uncharacterized protein LOC124371138 gives rise to the protein MYQMFIIDFLVIIIVVLFQMDKDNIEDWLLLPSSDFSDLEHIMSDDEADKLVFNKIFNAELERQVAQYNNLEEFPIAEEEEAQKTVKGPEGIEEEAEEGEEEIDGRVEEVIREKEVTTRVEVICEEVEDQAEVVRGLSSQRPTRFRTRVREGRQTAATTPYVEPRQRGRVRIRGIRCRGGRGRHVSPAAIWRKQQFIPSDAN